The Synergistaceae bacterium genome window below encodes:
- a CDS encoding Hsp20/alpha crystallin family protein translates to MVGLVPFNRRSKDVAASTGFGDFYNVLDDFFSNDWPFRRSLANDTFKVDVQDNDNEYLIEAEMPGVDKKDINVALDEGKLLISVTRDEKTEEKNKNFIHRERRQVSMSRSIYLADAKNEGIKAKLENGLLRITVPKEEKPGTTTIAIDVE, encoded by the coding sequence ATGGTTGGATTAGTACCCTTCAACAGGAGAAGCAAGGATGTTGCGGCAAGTACCGGTTTTGGTGACTTTTACAACGTGCTTGATGACTTTTTTTCTAACGATTGGCCATTTAGGCGGAGTCTTGCGAATGACACATTCAAGGTCGATGTGCAGGATAACGACAATGAGTATCTAATAGAAGCTGAAATGCCAGGAGTGGACAAAAAAGACATCAACGTTGCGCTCGATGAGGGTAAGCTGTTGATTTCTGTCACAAGGGATGAGAAAACCGAAGAGAAAAATAAGAATTTCATCCACAGAGAGAGACGGCAGGTTTCAATGAGCAGGTCAATTTATTTGGCAGACGCAAAGAATGAGGGAATAAAAGCAAAGCTGGAAAACGGGCTGTTGCGCATCACTGTCCCGAAAGAAGAAAAACCAGGCACCACTACTATAGCTATTGATGTCGAGTAG